The Heptranchias perlo isolate sHepPer1 chromosome 17, sHepPer1.hap1, whole genome shotgun sequence genome has a segment encoding these proteins:
- the lrrn1 gene encoding leucine-rich repeat neuronal protein 1, which yields MAKKSVCSPICHVMMGFLTFCLIEASVQHNECPQLCVCEIRPWFTPQSTYREAATVDCNDLRLTRIPSNLSADTQVLLLQSNNIAKTIDEFEQMFNLTELDLSQNNFTNIQDVGLTNLTQLTTLHLEENQIADMPDYCLQDLSNLQELYINHNQINSISANAFSGLRNLLRLHLNSNKLRVIDSRWFESTPNLEILMIGENPVIGILDMNFKTLNNLRSLVLAGMELTEIPGNALVGLDSLESLSFYDNKLGRVPQLALQKVAALKFLDLNKNPVHKIQEGDFKNMLHLKELGINNMVELVSIDRYALDNLPELTKLEATNNPKLSYIHRYAFRDVPSLESLMLNNNALNALYHKTVDSLPNLREVSIHSNPIRCDCVIQWMNSNKTTIRFMEPQSMFCAMPPEYRGQQVKEVLMQETAEQCLPMIAHDTFPNHLNVDVDMTISLDCRAMAEPEPEIYWVTPLGSKITVDTMSDKYKLSNEGTLEVSHIRIEDSGRYTCVAQNSEGADTRVATIRVNGTLLDGTQVLKIYVKQAESHSILVSWRVNSNVMTSNLKWSSATMKIDNPHITYTARVPVDVHEYNLTHLQPSTEYEVCLTVSNIHQQTQKSCVNVTTKGVAFSLDISDQGTSTALAAVMGSMFAIISITSIAVYIAKRLKRKNYHHSLKKYMQKTSSIPLNELYPPLINLWEGDSEKEKDGSSDVKPTPVDTSRSYYVW from the coding sequence atggctAAAAAGAGTGTCTGTTCACCCATTTGTCATGTAATGATGGGTTTTCTAACTTTTTGTCTAATTGAAGCTTCTGTGCAGCATAATGAATGCCctcagttgtgtgtgtgtgaaatccgGCCATGGTTCACGCCACAGTCAACATACAGAGAAGCCGCGACTGTGGACTGCAATGATCTTCGGTTGACCAGAATTCCTAGCAATCTTTCTGCAGACACCCAGGTGCTCTTGCTTCAGAGCAACAATATTGCCAAGACAATCGATGAATTTGAGCAAATGTTTAATCTCACAGAGCTTGACCTCTCTCAAAATAATTTTACCAATATTCAAGATGTAGGCCTGACAAACCTTACTCAGCTCACCACTCTACACCTAGAGGAGAACCAGATAGCAGACATGCCTGATTATTGCTTACAGGATCTCTCCAATCTCCAGGAACTGTACATAAATCACAACCAGATTAATAGCATATCTGCTAATGCCTTTTCCGGCTTAAGGAATTTGTTGAGACTTCACCTAAATTCCAACAAACTACGAGTGATTGACAGCCGTTGGTTTGAATCTACACCTAACTTGGAGATTCTTATGATTGGAGAAAATCCTGTAATTGGCATTCTAGATATGAACTTCAAAACTCTAAACAATCTGAGGAGTCTGGTTTTAGCAGGAATGGAACTGACGGAAATTCCTGGAAATGCTTTAGTGGGATTGGACAGTCTAGAAAGTCTCTCGTTCTATGATAATAAACTGGGAAGAGTACCTCAGCTTGCGCTTCAGAAGGTGGCAGCCTTGAAATTCCTGGATTTGAACAAGAACCCTGTTCATAAAATTCAAGAAGGTGACTTCAAAAATATGCTTCACTTGAAAGAATTAGGTATTAACAATATGGTTGAACTTGTTTCTATTGATAGATATGCGCTGGATAACCTACCTGAACTTACAAAATTGGAAGCTACAAATAACCCTAAATTGTCATACATTCATCGCTATGCATTTCGGGATGTTCCTTCCCTTGAAAGTCTGATGCTTAATAATAATGCATTAAATGCCCTGTATCACAAGACTGTGGATTCCCTTCCCAATCTACGTGAAGTAAGCATTCACAGTAATCCCATCAGGTGTGACTGTGTTATTCAATGGATGAATTCAAACAAAACGACCATTCGGTTCATGGAGCCTCAGTCTATGTTTTGTGCTATGCCACCGGAATACAGAGGGCAGCAAGTCAAAGAAGTTCTCATGCAGGAGACCGCTGAACAGTGTCTTCCAATGATTGCGCATGACACCTTTCCAAATCATCTGAATGTAGATGTTGATATGACAATTTCCTTAGATTGTCGAGCTATGGCAGAGCCTGAACCTGAAATCTACTGGGTCACACCGCTTGGAAGTAAGATCACAGTGGACACCATGTCAGACAAATATAAGCTGAGCAATGAGGGGACTCTCGAAGTTTCTCACATTCGTATTGAGGACTCTGGCCGATATACTTGTGTTGCTCAGAACTCGGAGGGAGCTGATACAAGAGTTGCAACCATTCGAGTTAATGGAACGCTCCTAGATGGCACTCAGGTACTGAAAATCTATGTGAAGCAAGCCGAATCCCACTCAATCTTGGTTTCATGGAGAGTGAACTCAAATGTCATGACTTCCAATTTGAAGTGGTCTTCAGCCACCATGAAGATTGATAACCCTCACATTACTTACACTGCAAGGGTTCCCGTTGATGTCCATGAATATAACCTGACTCATCTCCAACCTTCCACAGAGTATGAGGTCTGTCTTACTGTATCTAACATCCACCAGCAGACTCAGAAATCATGTGTCAACGTTACTACAAAGGGTGTGGCATTCTCGCTGGACATTTCTGATCAGGGAACAAGCACGGCTCTGGCAGCGGTAATGGGGTCAATGTTTGCCATCATTAGCATCACCTCAATAGCTGTTTACATTGCAAAACGCCTCAAGCGGAAGAACTACCACCATTCGCTGAAGAAGTACATGCAGAAGACCTCCTCCATTCCCTTGAACGAGCTTTATCCACCACTTATAAATCTATGGGAAGGGGATAGTGAGAAGGAAAAAGATGGCTCTTCCGACGTGAAGCCTACACCCGTTGACACATCGAGAAGCTACTATGTGTGGTAA